One genomic segment of Drosophila melanogaster chromosome 3L includes these proteins:
- the Pka-R1 gene encoding protein kinase, cAMP-dependent, regulatory subunit type 1, isoform R — MEQVKLDASRQVISPDDCEDLSPMPQTAAPPVRRRGGISAEPVTEEDATNYVKKVVPKDYKTMNALSKAIAKNVLFAHLDESERSDIFDAMFPVNHIAGENIIQQGDEGDNFYVIDVGEVDVFVNSELVTTISEGGSFGELALIYGTPRAATVRAKTDVKLWGIDRDSYRRILMGSTIRKRKMYEEFLSRVSILESLDKWERLTVADSLETCSFDDGETIVKQGAAGDDFYIILEGCAVVLQQRSEGEDPAEVGRLGSSDYFGEIALLLDRPRAATVVARGPLKCVKLDRARFERVLGPCADILKRNITQYNSFVSLSV; from the exons ATG GAACAAGTCAAACTGGATGCCAGTAGACAGGTAATCAGCCCCGACGACTGCGAAGATCTCAGCCCGATGCCACAAACAGCTGCTCCACCGGTTCGCAGGCGAGGCGGAATCTCCGCCGAACCCGTAACCGAAGAGGATGCCACCAACTATGTTAAGAAGGTGGTGCCCAAGGACTACAAGACGATGAATGCCCTGTCCAAGGCGATTGCCAAGAACGTCCTGTTCGCTCACTTGGACGAGAGCGAGAGATCCGACATATTTGATGCCATGTTCCCTGTGAATCACATCGCCGGCGAGAATATCATCCAGCAGGGCGATGAAGGCGACAACTTCTACGTGATTGATGTGGGAGAGGTCGAT GTTTTCGTCAACTCCGAACTAGTGACCACCATCAGCGAGGGCGGCAGCTTTGGTGAACTGGCCCTCATCTATGGCACTCCTCGCGCCGCCACCGTGCGCGCCAAAACCGATGTGAAGCTGTGGGGAATCGACCGCGACTCCTACCGCCGCATTCTGATGGGCTCGACCATCCGCAAGCGCAAGATGTACGAGGAGTTCTTATCGCGCGTGTCCATTCTGGAGAGCTTGGACAAATGGGAGCGCCTCACAGTGGCCGATTCCCTGGAGACGTGCTCCTTCGATGACGGTGAGACGATTGTCAAGCAGGGAGCAGCTGGCGATGACTTCTACATCATCCTCGAGGGCTGTGCGGTGGTGCTGCAGCAGCGTTCTGAG GGCGAGGATCCCGCCGAGGTGGGCCGTCTGGGTAGCAGCGATTACTTTGGCGAGATTGCTCTGCTTTTGGACCGACCACGTGCAGCGACTGTTGTAGCTCGTGGGCCGCTCAAATGCGTCAAACTGGACCGGGCGAG ATTTGAACGCGTGTTGGGACCCTGCGCCGACATACTCAAACGCAACATCACGCAATACAACAGTTTCGTATCGTTGTCCGTTTAA
- the Pka-R1 gene encoding protein kinase, cAMP-dependent, regulatory subunit type 1, isoform Z, with product MEQVKLDASRQVISPDDCEDLSPMPQTAAPPVRRRGGISAEPVTEEDATNYVKKVVPKDYKTMNALSKAIAKNVLFAHLDESERSDIFDAMFPVNHIAGENIIQQGDEGDNFYVIDVGEVDVFVNSELVTTISEGGSFGELALIYGTPRAATVRAKTDVKLWGIDRDSYRRILMGSTIRKRKMYEEFLSRVSILESLDKWERLTVADSLETCSFDDGETIVKQGAAGDDFYIILEGCAVVLQQRSEQGEDPAEVGRLGSSDYFGEIALLLDRPRAATVVARGPLKCVKLDRARFERVLGPCADILKRNITQYNSFVSLSV from the exons ATG GAACAAGTCAAACTGGATGCCAGTAGACAGGTAATCAGCCCCGACGACTGCGAAGATCTCAGCCCGATGCCACAAACAGCTGCTCCACCGGTTCGCAGGCGAGGCGGAATCTCCGCCGAACCCGTAACCGAAGAGGATGCCACCAACTATGTTAAGAAGGTGGTGCCCAAGGACTACAAGACGATGAATGCCCTGTCCAAGGCGATTGCCAAGAACGTCCTGTTCGCTCACTTGGACGAGAGCGAGAGATCCGACATATTTGATGCCATGTTCCCTGTGAATCACATCGCCGGCGAGAATATCATCCAGCAGGGCGATGAAGGCGACAACTTCTACGTGATTGATGTGGGAGAGGTCGAT GTTTTCGTCAACTCCGAACTAGTGACCACCATCAGCGAGGGCGGCAGCTTTGGTGAACTGGCCCTCATCTATGGCACTCCTCGCGCCGCCACCGTGCGCGCCAAAACCGATGTGAAGCTGTGGGGAATCGACCGCGACTCCTACCGCCGCATTCTGATGGGCTCGACCATCCGCAAGCGCAAGATGTACGAGGAGTTCTTATCGCGCGTGTCCATTCTGGAGAGCTTGGACAAATGGGAGCGCCTCACAGTGGCCGATTCCCTGGAGACGTGCTCCTTCGATGACGGTGAGACGATTGTCAAGCAGGGAGCAGCTGGCGATGACTTCTACATCATCCTCGAGGGCTGTGCGGTGGTGCTGCAGCAGCGTTCTGAG CAGGGCGAGGATCCCGCCGAGGTGGGCCGTCTGGGTAGCAGCGATTACTTTGGCGAGATTGCTCTGCTTTTGGACCGACCACGTGCAGCGACTGTTGTAGCTCGTGGGCCGCTCAAATGCGTCAAACTGGACCGGGCGAG ATTTGAACGCGTGTTGGGACCCTGCGCCGACATACTCAAACGCAACATCACGCAATACAACAGTTTCGTATCGTTGTCCGTTTAA
- the Pka-R1 gene encoding protein kinase, cAMP-dependent, regulatory subunit type 1, isoform S: protein MPQTAAPPVRRRGGISAEPVTEEDATNYVKKVVPKDYKTMNALSKAIAKNVLFAHLDESERSDIFDAMFPVNHIAGENIIQQGDEGDNFYVIDVGEVDVFVNSELVTTISEGGSFGELALIYGTPRAATVRAKTDVKLWGIDRDSYRRILMGSTIRKRKMYEEFLSRVSILESLDKWERLTVADSLETCSFDDGETIVKQGAAGDDFYIILEGCAVVLQQRSEGEDPAEVGRLGSSDYFGEIALLLDRPRAATVVARGPLKCVKLDRARFERVLGPCADILKRNITQYNSFVSLSV from the exons ATGCCACAAACAGCTGCTCCACCGGTTCGCAGGCGAGGCGGAATCTCCGCCGAACCCGTAACCGAAGAGGATGCCACCAACTATGTTAAGAAGGTGGTGCCCAAGGACTACAAGACGATGAATGCCCTGTCCAAGGCGATTGCCAAGAACGTCCTGTTCGCTCACTTGGACGAGAGCGAGAGATCCGACATATTTGATGCCATGTTCCCTGTGAATCACATCGCCGGCGAGAATATCATCCAGCAGGGCGATGAAGGCGACAACTTCTACGTGATTGATGTGGGAGAGGTCGAT GTTTTCGTCAACTCCGAACTAGTGACCACCATCAGCGAGGGCGGCAGCTTTGGTGAACTGGCCCTCATCTATGGCACTCCTCGCGCCGCCACCGTGCGCGCCAAAACCGATGTGAAGCTGTGGGGAATCGACCGCGACTCCTACCGCCGCATTCTGATGGGCTCGACCATCCGCAAGCGCAAGATGTACGAGGAGTTCTTATCGCGCGTGTCCATTCTGGAGAGCTTGGACAAATGGGAGCGCCTCACAGTGGCCGATTCCCTGGAGACGTGCTCCTTCGATGACGGTGAGACGATTGTCAAGCAGGGAGCAGCTGGCGATGACTTCTACATCATCCTCGAGGGCTGTGCGGTGGTGCTGCAGCAGCGTTCTGAG GGCGAGGATCCCGCCGAGGTGGGCCGTCTGGGTAGCAGCGATTACTTTGGCGAGATTGCTCTGCTTTTGGACCGACCACGTGCAGCGACTGTTGTAGCTCGTGGGCCGCTCAAATGCGTCAAACTGGACCGGGCGAG ATTTGAACGCGTGTTGGGACCCTGCGCCGACATACTCAAACGCAACATCACGCAATACAACAGTTTCGTATCGTTGTCCGTTTAA
- the Pka-R1 gene encoding protein kinase, cAMP-dependent, regulatory subunit type 1, isoform O translates to MGNQLSVNSIQDAVIDRFRSVALTTDANGAMRIRSFSEGVVATTHHHHQHQQNQQQSPHCSGRGGRILRESSIDGGVAMFDALLRDDHEHRLSLDAVHRMRHVRTSCTTIPEEDAVSDRSLQIHLSTLAREREQELELERQREREEQVKLDASRQVISPDDCEDLSPMPQTAAPPVRRRGGISAEPVTEEDATNYVKKVVPKDYKTMNALSKAIAKNVLFAHLDESERSDIFDAMFPVNHIAGENIIQQGDEGDNFYVIDVGEVDVFVNSELVTTISEGGSFGELALIYGTPRAATVRAKTDVKLWGIDRDSYRRILMGSTIRKRKMYEEFLSRVSILESLDKWERLTVADSLETCSFDDGETIVKQGAAGDDFYIILEGCAVVLQQRSEGEDPAEVGRLGSSDYFGEIALLLDRPRAATVVARGPLKCVKLDRARFERVLGPCADILKRNITQYNSFVSLSV, encoded by the exons ATGGGCAACCAGTTGAGTGTGAACAGCATCCAGGATGCGGTCATCGATCGCTTCCGCTCGGTGGCTTTGACCACCGATGCCAACGGCGCCATGCGCATCCGTTCGTTTTCGGAGGGCGTGGtggccaccacccaccatcatcatcagcatcagcagaaTCAGCAGCAGAGTCCCCATTGCAGTGGACGCGGCGGACGCATCCTGCGCGAAAGTAGCATCGATGGCGGGGTGGCCATGTTCGATGCTCTGCTCCGCGATGATCACGAACATCGGCTGAGCTTGGATGCAGTGCATCGCATGCGGCATGTTCGCACCTCCTGCACCACAATTCCCGAGGAGGATGCCGTCAGCGATCGCAGCCTGCAGATTCATCTCTCCACTCTGGCCCGCGAACGTGAACAGGAACTTGAGCTTGAGCGCCAGCGGGAACGCGAA GAACAAGTCAAACTGGATGCCAGTAGACAGGTAATCAGCCCCGACGACTGCGAAGATCTCAGCCCGATGCCACAAACAGCTGCTCCACCGGTTCGCAGGCGAGGCGGAATCTCCGCCGAACCCGTAACCGAAGAGGATGCCACCAACTATGTTAAGAAGGTGGTGCCCAAGGACTACAAGACGATGAATGCCCTGTCCAAGGCGATTGCCAAGAACGTCCTGTTCGCTCACTTGGACGAGAGCGAGAGATCCGACATATTTGATGCCATGTTCCCTGTGAATCACATCGCCGGCGAGAATATCATCCAGCAGGGCGATGAAGGCGACAACTTCTACGTGATTGATGTGGGAGAGGTCGAT GTTTTCGTCAACTCCGAACTAGTGACCACCATCAGCGAGGGCGGCAGCTTTGGTGAACTGGCCCTCATCTATGGCACTCCTCGCGCCGCCACCGTGCGCGCCAAAACCGATGTGAAGCTGTGGGGAATCGACCGCGACTCCTACCGCCGCATTCTGATGGGCTCGACCATCCGCAAGCGCAAGATGTACGAGGAGTTCTTATCGCGCGTGTCCATTCTGGAGAGCTTGGACAAATGGGAGCGCCTCACAGTGGCCGATTCCCTGGAGACGTGCTCCTTCGATGACGGTGAGACGATTGTCAAGCAGGGAGCAGCTGGCGATGACTTCTACATCATCCTCGAGGGCTGTGCGGTGGTGCTGCAGCAGCGTTCTGAG GGCGAGGATCCCGCCGAGGTGGGCCGTCTGGGTAGCAGCGATTACTTTGGCGAGATTGCTCTGCTTTTGGACCGACCACGTGCAGCGACTGTTGTAGCTCGTGGGCCGCTCAAATGCGTCAAACTGGACCGGGCGAG ATTTGAACGCGTGTTGGGACCCTGCGCCGACATACTCAAACGCAACATCACGCAATACAACAGTTTCGTATCGTTGTCCGTTTAA
- the CG3288 gene encoding uncharacterized protein, isoform A gives MFLDAIFFIPTLFTYLLIGLLIVILCFVVVYISHKIYVSVYDNLPLAALPGNSRQQLLGLRHSNHAMTIREYLDSSLRSPRSNQPSLRSVWIQNRSQILETSSVMRIVLSLEPCYLVSAEFDVSSSRKAISFLCNCRDQPVCAASEPRPSGSLHIVRFYDHLSKIPRLKVMLKCNQRRPDPRPDSRIQLTLDDVIQEARDNQDARCTDNAAACRPGSSRRNSRIPD, from the exons ATGTTTCTGGACGCCATCTTCTTTATACCGACACTGTTCACTTACCTGCTTATCGGACTGCTCATCGTCATCCTGTGCTTCGTGGTGGTCTATATCAGCCACAAGATCTATGTCTCCGTCTACGACAACCTGCCTCTGGCCGCCTTGCCCGGCAACTCACGGCAACAGCTCCTGGGACTGCGTCACTCCAATCATGCGATGACCATACGGGAATACCTGGACAGCTCGCTCCGCAGCCCACGTTCCAATCAGCCGAGCTTACGGTCAGTTTGGATTCAGAACCGGTCACAGATCCTGGAGACCTCTTCGG TGATGCGTATAGTGCTCTCCCTGGAGCCCTGCTACCTGGTCAGCGCCGAGTTCGATGTTAGTTCCAGCCGGAAGGCCATCAGTTTCTTGTGCAACTGCCGGGATCAGCCCGTGTGTGCTGCCTCTGAACCGAGGCCTTCTGGGTCCTTGCATATAGTGCGGTTCTATGACCACCTCTCCAAGATCCCGCGCCTCAAAGTCATGCTCAAGTGTAACCAAAGGCGGCCGGACCCGAGGCCGGACAGTCGTATCCAGTTGACCCTCGACGACGTGATCCAGGAGGCCAGAGATAACCAGGATGCCAGGTGTACGGATAACGCCGCCGCCTGCCGACCTGGTTCCTCAAGGCGGAACTCCCGGATACCGGATTAA
- the Pka-R1 gene encoding protein kinase, cAMP-dependent, regulatory subunit type 1, isoform X, translating into MPQTAAPPVRRRGGISAEPVTEEDATNYVKKVVPKDYKTMNALSKAIAKNVLFAHLDESERSDIFDAMFPVNHIAGENIIQQGDEGDNFYVIDVGEVDVFVNSELVTTISEGGSFGELALIYGTPRAATVRAKTDVKLWGIDRDSYRRILMGSTIRKRKMYEEFLSRVSILESLDKWERLTVADSLETCSFDDGETIVKQGAAGDDFYIILEGCAVVLQQRSEQGEDPAEVGRLGSSDYFGEIALLLDRPRAATVVARGPLKCVKLDRARFERVLGPCADILKRNITQYNSFVSLSV; encoded by the exons ATGCCACAAACAGCTGCTCCACCGGTTCGCAGGCGAGGCGGAATCTCCGCCGAACCCGTAACCGAAGAGGATGCCACCAACTATGTTAAGAAGGTGGTGCCCAAGGACTACAAGACGATGAATGCCCTGTCCAAGGCGATTGCCAAGAACGTCCTGTTCGCTCACTTGGACGAGAGCGAGAGATCCGACATATTTGATGCCATGTTCCCTGTGAATCACATCGCCGGCGAGAATATCATCCAGCAGGGCGATGAAGGCGACAACTTCTACGTGATTGATGTGGGAGAGGTCGAT GTTTTCGTCAACTCCGAACTAGTGACCACCATCAGCGAGGGCGGCAGCTTTGGTGAACTGGCCCTCATCTATGGCACTCCTCGCGCCGCCACCGTGCGCGCCAAAACCGATGTGAAGCTGTGGGGAATCGACCGCGACTCCTACCGCCGCATTCTGATGGGCTCGACCATCCGCAAGCGCAAGATGTACGAGGAGTTCTTATCGCGCGTGTCCATTCTGGAGAGCTTGGACAAATGGGAGCGCCTCACAGTGGCCGATTCCCTGGAGACGTGCTCCTTCGATGACGGTGAGACGATTGTCAAGCAGGGAGCAGCTGGCGATGACTTCTACATCATCCTCGAGGGCTGTGCGGTGGTGCTGCAGCAGCGTTCTGAG CAGGGCGAGGATCCCGCCGAGGTGGGCCGTCTGGGTAGCAGCGATTACTTTGGCGAGATTGCTCTGCTTTTGGACCGACCACGTGCAGCGACTGTTGTAGCTCGTGGGCCGCTCAAATGCGTCAAACTGGACCGGGCGAG ATTTGAACGCGTGTTGGGACCCTGCGCCGACATACTCAAACGCAACATCACGCAATACAACAGTTTCGTATCGTTGTCCGTTTAA
- the Pka-R1 gene encoding protein kinase, cAMP-dependent, regulatory subunit type 1, isoform W — MPKEQVKLDASRQVISPDDCEDLSPMPQTAAPPVRRRGGISAEPVTEEDATNYVKKVVPKDYKTMNALSKAIAKNVLFAHLDESERSDIFDAMFPVNHIAGENIIQQGDEGDNFYVIDVGEVDVFVNSELVTTISEGGSFGELALIYGTPRAATVRAKTDVKLWGIDRDSYRRILMGSTIRKRKMYEEFLSRVSILESLDKWERLTVADSLETCSFDDGETIVKQGAAGDDFYIILEGCAVVLQQRSEQGEDPAEVGRLGSSDYFGEIALLLDRPRAATVVARGPLKCVKLDRARFERVLGPCADILKRNITQYNSFVSLSV, encoded by the exons ATGCCTAAG GAACAAGTCAAACTGGATGCCAGTAGACAGGTAATCAGCCCCGACGACTGCGAAGATCTCAGCCCGATGCCACAAACAGCTGCTCCACCGGTTCGCAGGCGAGGCGGAATCTCCGCCGAACCCGTAACCGAAGAGGATGCCACCAACTATGTTAAGAAGGTGGTGCCCAAGGACTACAAGACGATGAATGCCCTGTCCAAGGCGATTGCCAAGAACGTCCTGTTCGCTCACTTGGACGAGAGCGAGAGATCCGACATATTTGATGCCATGTTCCCTGTGAATCACATCGCCGGCGAGAATATCATCCAGCAGGGCGATGAAGGCGACAACTTCTACGTGATTGATGTGGGAGAGGTCGAT GTTTTCGTCAACTCCGAACTAGTGACCACCATCAGCGAGGGCGGCAGCTTTGGTGAACTGGCCCTCATCTATGGCACTCCTCGCGCCGCCACCGTGCGCGCCAAAACCGATGTGAAGCTGTGGGGAATCGACCGCGACTCCTACCGCCGCATTCTGATGGGCTCGACCATCCGCAAGCGCAAGATGTACGAGGAGTTCTTATCGCGCGTGTCCATTCTGGAGAGCTTGGACAAATGGGAGCGCCTCACAGTGGCCGATTCCCTGGAGACGTGCTCCTTCGATGACGGTGAGACGATTGTCAAGCAGGGAGCAGCTGGCGATGACTTCTACATCATCCTCGAGGGCTGTGCGGTGGTGCTGCAGCAGCGTTCTGAG CAGGGCGAGGATCCCGCCGAGGTGGGCCGTCTGGGTAGCAGCGATTACTTTGGCGAGATTGCTCTGCTTTTGGACCGACCACGTGCAGCGACTGTTGTAGCTCGTGGGCCGCTCAAATGCGTCAAACTGGACCGGGCGAG ATTTGAACGCGTGTTGGGACCCTGCGCCGACATACTCAAACGCAACATCACGCAATACAACAGTTTCGTATCGTTGTCCGTTTAA
- the Pka-R1 gene encoding protein kinase, cAMP-dependent, regulatory subunit type 1, isoform V, with the protein MGNQLSVNSIQDAVIDRFRSVALTTDANGAMRIRSFSEGVVATTHHHHQHQQNQQQSPHCSGRGGRILRESSIDGGVAMFDALLRDDHEHRLSLDAVHRMRHVRTSCTTIPEEDAVSDRSLQIHLSTLAREREQELELERQREREEQVKLDASRQVISPDDCEDLSPMPQTAAPPVRRRGGISAEPVTEEDATNYVKKVVPKDYKTMNALSKAIAKNVLFAHLDESERSDIFDAMFPVNHIAGENIIQQGDEGDNFYVIDVGEVDVFVNSELVTTISEGGSFGELALIYGTPRAATVRAKTDVKLWGIDRDSYRRILMGSTIRKRKMYEEFLSRVSILESLDKWERLTVADSLETCSFDDGETIVKQGAAGDDFYIILEGCAVVLQQRSEQGEDPAEVGRLGSSDYFGEIALLLDRPRAATVVARGPLKCVKLDRARFERVLGPCADILKRNITQYNSFVSLSV; encoded by the exons ATGGGCAACCAGTTGAGTGTGAACAGCATCCAGGATGCGGTCATCGATCGCTTCCGCTCGGTGGCTTTGACCACCGATGCCAACGGCGCCATGCGCATCCGTTCGTTTTCGGAGGGCGTGGtggccaccacccaccatcatcatcagcatcagcagaaTCAGCAGCAGAGTCCCCATTGCAGTGGACGCGGCGGACGCATCCTGCGCGAAAGTAGCATCGATGGCGGGGTGGCCATGTTCGATGCTCTGCTCCGCGATGATCACGAACATCGGCTGAGCTTGGATGCAGTGCATCGCATGCGGCATGTTCGCACCTCCTGCACCACAATTCCCGAGGAGGATGCCGTCAGCGATCGCAGCCTGCAGATTCATCTCTCCACTCTGGCCCGCGAACGTGAACAGGAACTTGAGCTTGAGCGCCAGCGGGAACGCGAA GAACAAGTCAAACTGGATGCCAGTAGACAGGTAATCAGCCCCGACGACTGCGAAGATCTCAGCCCGATGCCACAAACAGCTGCTCCACCGGTTCGCAGGCGAGGCGGAATCTCCGCCGAACCCGTAACCGAAGAGGATGCCACCAACTATGTTAAGAAGGTGGTGCCCAAGGACTACAAGACGATGAATGCCCTGTCCAAGGCGATTGCCAAGAACGTCCTGTTCGCTCACTTGGACGAGAGCGAGAGATCCGACATATTTGATGCCATGTTCCCTGTGAATCACATCGCCGGCGAGAATATCATCCAGCAGGGCGATGAAGGCGACAACTTCTACGTGATTGATGTGGGAGAGGTCGAT GTTTTCGTCAACTCCGAACTAGTGACCACCATCAGCGAGGGCGGCAGCTTTGGTGAACTGGCCCTCATCTATGGCACTCCTCGCGCCGCCACCGTGCGCGCCAAAACCGATGTGAAGCTGTGGGGAATCGACCGCGACTCCTACCGCCGCATTCTGATGGGCTCGACCATCCGCAAGCGCAAGATGTACGAGGAGTTCTTATCGCGCGTGTCCATTCTGGAGAGCTTGGACAAATGGGAGCGCCTCACAGTGGCCGATTCCCTGGAGACGTGCTCCTTCGATGACGGTGAGACGATTGTCAAGCAGGGAGCAGCTGGCGATGACTTCTACATCATCCTCGAGGGCTGTGCGGTGGTGCTGCAGCAGCGTTCTGAG CAGGGCGAGGATCCCGCCGAGGTGGGCCGTCTGGGTAGCAGCGATTACTTTGGCGAGATTGCTCTGCTTTTGGACCGACCACGTGCAGCGACTGTTGTAGCTCGTGGGCCGCTCAAATGCGTCAAACTGGACCGGGCGAG ATTTGAACGCGTGTTGGGACCCTGCGCCGACATACTCAAACGCAACATCACGCAATACAACAGTTTCGTATCGTTGTCCGTTTAA
- the Pka-R1 gene encoding protein kinase, cAMP-dependent, regulatory subunit type 1, isoform Q, whose amino-acid sequence MPKEQVKLDASRQVISPDDCEDLSPMPQTAAPPVRRRGGISAEPVTEEDATNYVKKVVPKDYKTMNALSKAIAKNVLFAHLDESERSDIFDAMFPVNHIAGENIIQQGDEGDNFYVIDVGEVDVFVNSELVTTISEGGSFGELALIYGTPRAATVRAKTDVKLWGIDRDSYRRILMGSTIRKRKMYEEFLSRVSILESLDKWERLTVADSLETCSFDDGETIVKQGAAGDDFYIILEGCAVVLQQRSEGEDPAEVGRLGSSDYFGEIALLLDRPRAATVVARGPLKCVKLDRARFERVLGPCADILKRNITQYNSFVSLSV is encoded by the exons ATGCCTAAG GAACAAGTCAAACTGGATGCCAGTAGACAGGTAATCAGCCCCGACGACTGCGAAGATCTCAGCCCGATGCCACAAACAGCTGCTCCACCGGTTCGCAGGCGAGGCGGAATCTCCGCCGAACCCGTAACCGAAGAGGATGCCACCAACTATGTTAAGAAGGTGGTGCCCAAGGACTACAAGACGATGAATGCCCTGTCCAAGGCGATTGCCAAGAACGTCCTGTTCGCTCACTTGGACGAGAGCGAGAGATCCGACATATTTGATGCCATGTTCCCTGTGAATCACATCGCCGGCGAGAATATCATCCAGCAGGGCGATGAAGGCGACAACTTCTACGTGATTGATGTGGGAGAGGTCGAT GTTTTCGTCAACTCCGAACTAGTGACCACCATCAGCGAGGGCGGCAGCTTTGGTGAACTGGCCCTCATCTATGGCACTCCTCGCGCCGCCACCGTGCGCGCCAAAACCGATGTGAAGCTGTGGGGAATCGACCGCGACTCCTACCGCCGCATTCTGATGGGCTCGACCATCCGCAAGCGCAAGATGTACGAGGAGTTCTTATCGCGCGTGTCCATTCTGGAGAGCTTGGACAAATGGGAGCGCCTCACAGTGGCCGATTCCCTGGAGACGTGCTCCTTCGATGACGGTGAGACGATTGTCAAGCAGGGAGCAGCTGGCGATGACTTCTACATCATCCTCGAGGGCTGTGCGGTGGTGCTGCAGCAGCGTTCTGAG GGCGAGGATCCCGCCGAGGTGGGCCGTCTGGGTAGCAGCGATTACTTTGGCGAGATTGCTCTGCTTTTGGACCGACCACGTGCAGCGACTGTTGTAGCTCGTGGGCCGCTCAAATGCGTCAAACTGGACCGGGCGAG ATTTGAACGCGTGTTGGGACCCTGCGCCGACATACTCAAACGCAACATCACGCAATACAACAGTTTCGTATCGTTGTCCGTTTAA